One part of the Papaver somniferum cultivar HN1 unplaced genomic scaffold, ASM357369v1 unplaced-scaffold_123, whole genome shotgun sequence genome encodes these proteins:
- the LOC113331074 gene encoding uncharacterized protein LOC113331074 isoform X1, which translates to MIMRPIFCARFEEILNISSLSMGLGTVDRVDMKYGRWTACVGFFGALIETICFPCTTTLRNQKFKCVFIMKAYGTISEMDSGDNDIHVSFYYNRETDHSSTYKSIIHPCVR; encoded by the exons ATGATAATGAGGCCAATTTTCTGTGCGAGGTTTGAAGAGATCTTGAACATCTCTTCTCTAAGTATGGGACTTGGGACTGTTGATAGAGTTGACATGAAATATG GGCGTTGGACTGCCTGCGTTGGATTTTTTGGTGCGTTAATAGAAACGATTTGCTTCCCCTGCACAACAACTTTAAGGAATCAAAAATTTAAATGTGTCTTCATCAT GAAGGCTTACGGAACCATAAGTGAGATGGACTCAGGAGACAATGATATCCATGTTTCATTCTACTACAACAGAGAAACTGACCACAG CTCCACATACAAAAGTATCATTCATCCATGTGTGAGGTGA
- the LOC113331074 gene encoding uncharacterized protein LOC113331074 isoform X2, protein MIMRPIFCARFEEILNISSLSMGLGTVDRVDMKYGRWTACVGFFGALIETICFPCTTTLRNQKFKCVFIMKAYGTISEMDSGDNDIHVSFYYNRETDHR, encoded by the exons ATGATAATGAGGCCAATTTTCTGTGCGAGGTTTGAAGAGATCTTGAACATCTCTTCTCTAAGTATGGGACTTGGGACTGTTGATAGAGTTGACATGAAATATG GGCGTTGGACTGCCTGCGTTGGATTTTTTGGTGCGTTAATAGAAACGATTTGCTTCCCCTGCACAACAACTTTAAGGAATCAAAAATTTAAATGTGTCTTCATCAT GAAGGCTTACGGAACCATAAGTGAGATGGACTCAGGAGACAATGATATCCATGTTTCATTCTACTACAACAGAGAAACTGACCACAG GTAG